The Syntrophorhabdus sp. genomic sequence TCTGTCGAACGTGCGGCCCGGAAACTCAAAGACCGGTGGGACGAGCCGGGGGAGATCGAGGTGATGGAAGATTACGTGGAGCCCGGCTATCTGGAATGGGACGACAAACGAGTCGTCGGAGATGCCTTCCACACCTATTCCTGGGGAGCTGTCGCGGTAGAGGTATCGGTGGATTTACTTACGTGCGAAGTTCAGGTAACAGGCGTATGGGCCGCTCACGATATCGGCAGACCCATCGATGACCGCCTGGCGGAAGGGCAGGTCGACGGGGCGCTGGTGCAGGGGCTTGGTTTTGGCCTCATGGAGGTGCTGGAAAGCGCAGGAGGCATCCTTCAGCAAGGCCGTCTGAGGGACTATGCCATACCGACAATGAGAGATATCCCGGCGATCCGGCAGTCTTTTGTGATCAACCCCTATTCTGAAGGGCCCTTCGGCGCGAAATCTGTGGGCGAGATACCGACGATAGGTGCCGCCGCCGCTCTCGGGGAGGCCGTCGCCGATGCCCTCGGCATAGAAGTGGGCCGCCTGCCCATTACGCCCGAGTGTCTCCTCGATCTTGTCAGGGCAAAGGAGGCCTCATCATGACAATCGCGTTTGTGGTAAATGGCCGTCCCGTGGTCCTCGAAACGGATCCTTTGAGGCGGCTTATCGATGTCCTCAGGGAGGACCTTGGCCTGACCGGCGTCAAAGAGGGGTGCGGTGAGGGTGAATGCGGCGCCTGCTCGGTCCTTATCGATGAAAGGCCTGCACTGGCATGCATCGTTGCTGTCGGCGCGGTCGAGGGCCGTCATGTGGTCACTATCGAGGGGTATCAGGAACGGGACCTGTTTCGAAAGGTCGCTTCGGCCTTTGGCGAGACCGGGGCGCTCCAGTGCGGATTCTGCACACCGGGGATGATCATTGCCGCTGGTGCACTCATCGATGCCTGCCCCGATCCCGATGAGGAAACCGTACGGGAGGCATTGTCGGGAAATCTTTGCCGGTGTACCGGATACAACCGCATCGTCCAGGCGGTCATGCGGGCATCTCGTGAAACGAAGGAGACTTCGAGCCGATGAAAGATACCGCATTGAGGCCCCGTGACCTGAAAGAAGCTCTGATCCTTCGAAGGGAAACAGGCGGCATCCCCTACGCGGGAGGCACCGATCTGATGGTCCGCTCCGCACGGTGGGGCACAGTAAATGCTGACGCCGACCGTCCCGTCATGTTCATCGGTCATCTTGAGGAACTAAGGCAAGTAGCGACGGAGCCCGGTTTCCTCGTCATCGGGGCCTGCGCGACCCTCTCTTCATTGCGGGACCATCCCGATGTGCCCGTACTTCTGACAAGGATCATCGGCAGCATGGCGTCGCCTGCCGTCAGGAACATGGCAACGATGGGAGGGAACGTCTGCAATGCATCCCCGGCCGGGGACACGATTCCCTACCTCCTGGCGATGAACGGAACCGTGCTCTGCGCAAGCACGGACGATCGGAAAGAAATCCCTGTCAACGAGTTCATTTCAGGCCCCGGCACGACGATCCTCGCGCCTGATGAGATCGTCACGGG encodes the following:
- a CDS encoding molybdopterin dehydrogenase; its protein translation is MKDTALRPRDLKEALILRRETGGIPYAGGTDLMVRSARWGTVNADADRPVMFIGHLEELRQVATEPGFLVIGACATLSSLRDHPDVPVLLTRIIGSMASPAVRNMATMGGNVCNASPAGDTIPYLLAMNGTVLCASTDDRKEIPVNEFISGPGTTILAPDEIVTGFRIPRYQFDHEFHKKVAARRANALTKASIVALARKIDDRLVDLRLAFGAVGPKVLRSPDCEQALVDSLPGTNGRHEREEILAAVLKRYARILSPIDDQRSTADYRGTVVIRLARHFLKEVLGLSYQP
- a CDS encoding (2Fe-2S)-binding protein; amino-acid sequence: MMTIAFVVNGRPVVLETDPLRRLIDVLREDLGLTGVKEGCGEGECGACSVLIDERPALACIVAVGAVEGRHVVTIEGYQERDLFRKVASAFGETGALQCGFCTPGMIIAAGALIDACPDPDEETVREALSGNLCRCTGYNRIVQAVMRASRETKETSSR